The Labeo rohita strain BAU-BD-2019 chromosome 22, IGBB_LRoh.1.0, whole genome shotgun sequence genomic sequence TGGTGTGTTGGGTGCCAGCAGGAGGGTCATCAGGTTCTCCACATTTATGTACATGTCAGAATCAACCTTCATAGCATAAGATGCTTGAGGGCAACGAGTGGCCAACCAGTCCATGATCACCATTGTCTTTATGGTCAAGTTGAAGTAGGAGTCCACAAAGTTGCTCTGCAGTAAATCTCTGTGTTGTCGACTCTCTTCCTCCAGCTGCTGTTGAGCTTCAGATCCTCCAGGCAAACCCACCATAAACAGAGTCAGCACTGTTTTTCCCTGGACTGAGCTCTCATTCCCCCATGTGCTCCGGATGGCGATACGAGCATCTACTTGATGAGGAGCCACAGGAACAATGAAGGCCAGGAACGGATTCTGCTTACATTTATCAGGTTCATCCAAGATGAAATGATAGTTTCTTGGATGAGCCACATGATAATGCACTGAAACGTGTTCTTTTAGTACAGTAGTTGTTTGAATGATGTGTTGATCTGTTAAGAATCTCCAGGCAAATATTTTACCAGAAAAGGCCTCAGTCACGTTATAGGACAGAGTCTGATTTACAAGATTAAACCAGGTCTGATGGTGTTTAAATGGCTTGATTGAGAAATCATAGAAACAAGCGATGACAAACAGTGATGTCAATGTGAGCAGCAGAATGAATCCTCTTTTAATGCgactgtttctgtttttatccTGAGCCAAACAACACctgagaaagacagagaaacaAAAGGATAATCAGACCTAATTATACTTCTGAAGATGTGAATGGTTTATCTGCTTTTCTAACCAGGGTTAAATGTAAAAGTACCTTGAGactctaaaatgtgctttattgcAGGAGTGCATTATAGAGCCAGATACACAGTCAGTGACAACGCTACCACAAATTttcataaaagattttttttttgaagatggCATCAAATGCATCACAAAACCCACCACTGATCCTTTGCAAGTgcagtttttgtgtgtatttgacattCAAATAAGTTACGATTCTAATCAGTCTCTATGATAAGCTGTCCATTATCTACAGTACCAAAAGTGACCATGCTGGTTTTCCCCGTCTTACTTACACTAATTAAATAGTATTACAAATAGTTTGTATTGTACAGGTCggcacatttttaaaagaaagaaacatgaaTCTGGGTCTTTTTCCAGTATGAAACATTTTTGccatattttatgcattttggccAGTAGTAGTACAGTCGGTCTTTTACACTCAGGTGGTGTTTGGTTATAGTTAACTGAAtctaaaagcattaaaaatcctGAGAAACTTGTTTGACTGTTGACATTAATAACGTGTTTTAATGTCAGTAATAATTTTACCACCACCAACGCACCTGCCATTCTAGTTTCCATGGCTTAAAATGCATGAACCTATATAAAAAACAGTGAGGAAATAATgataacactgttaaaatacataatgtgggctaatgctaaataaacaatttatgtaCATTACATGTTATTACAAATGCCTGCAAAGGGCGCCAAAGGCTTAATAATTGTTGCTGTTACACTTACAGGATGATCAAATCCTTGTTAAATAGtgatcatttaacatttaatttaaatatcctCTTAATCTTGTgatagaaatgctacagcctcTATAATTTCTTGTGGAGCACAACCCTtgccaaaattaaccatggttttatcgtagtaaaactgcttaattttcttgtgtgtttttttggatGCTTGagacaataaaatcaattaGAAAACTGTATTAGGCCTAATAAAATTATAGTTATAGGTAAATTTCTAGATCtacaactgtaatttataaataatacaattcaattgtttgtttgtttttttttttttttacttccatAACGAGGGAGAAGTCACAACAATACAATTCTGCTTAAGGCACCCATTTGGCCAGCAGCAGCCTTGtttacaagctacttaaaacctaaggaaagtgaagaaaagagggaaaactcaacctaaaaacaaacaactgcttgatGCCGAATTGccactaatttgaaagtgaaagtaaaatgtgcacggCACCTTTACCGAAGGAAAGCGAGGAAAAGAGGGTAAACTCAaacgaactaaaaacaaacaattgctagatGCTGAATTGCTGCAAATTTGAAAGTAAAACTCGAACTATACTTCACATATAGACTGGTACCAACAAGGCTTAGATTTGGACCTAACTAAGTCTCATTGCCAGACTGTGTCTGTATGAAAAACGCAGTTTAAACAAATAACAGGTGCACGTACCTCTTCCACATGCTTCCAATGGCCATGACTGTGTATTTGACTGTGTGTGAAAGATGCATTCTGTATTTTTTCCTGATGTTAATGCGTTTGTTCCTTCTTGTGAACTGAGGGTGGGGCTTAAACTTTATACCTTGTTATGAACTTGTTATTTTGGTTACTTAGGTAGAACAATAATGCTGCTGCTTCTTTTTCAATAATCACAGAGAACAGAGGTGTATGCGTAGCAGTGGTGTGCAGttgtgttctgaaatgaggaaacaaagtcctcacatttttttttttttaatttctgtattgttgttattattattaaatgtaaattcatgtcccagtcacattttcttggttaaacattacttacactaccagaataaaaatctattttgtatttttacattaacaaagtAATTAATAAAACCAAGCATAAATCTCATCAGACGCGGAGATGTACCTTTAATTTCAACAAGCTGATTggtcaccaaaaaaaaaaaaaaaaaaaaaaaaaactccacagatcatgttttcaggtcATTTAAAGTGTGATTTTGACTtgacaaagtggttatatttagttgtgtgagttgtttacttacttttttattagtcttcccatttatgtaattatattgttcattcagacccGGAATGCACACAAACAAAGGAGGCAGGATTtgtcacatgaaccaatcacagctgaacataaccagtcatatccaatcatattacGATAGAGGCATTGCCTCCTTTCTTGTGACTTTTCCCCAGACTGTCTGAATTACTCCCCTACAAACTCGCCCCATGCTTTAgtggcagtgttgccaagtccacggttttcccgtggaattgggctactttaacactgttgctgatAGTTTTTTTATGTCTGCGGGTTGACGCGACCCACTAGAATGCTCATTTTACCAgtggaaccctgccaaaaagtatattttatccTGCGAACATGGTTTTTAATGagggacccccctcgaaatgcagtagcaattgggcaggttttgttgtgaaaacctggcaacctatttaggtcaaaaatgagataatgatactgattgaatgctcttgacacatattattcatccatcaaatactttttcttcaaactcgctaaaataccagcctcagcccaatcagaagtaccagtacttacatagaaacctatacatgagcctgataaaaatgcaaaaatgcatcagGATTCTATGTTcatcacaaggagtaaaaccaaagaatatagttctaatgtgcagaacaagattgctgagcttcacaaaatagaaagtggctgtaagaaaagagctaaagcattgaaaatccccatttccaccatcagggcaataattaagaagttccaatcaactaaagatctGCCTAGAAGAAGACGTGTGTCTATATCATCATAATGGATGATGAGGAGGAGActttgagtggccaaagactctccaaggatcacagctggagaattgcagagattagttgagtcttgcggccagaaagcctaaaaaaaattcaaatagcccctacatcaccacatgcTGTTTAGGAGGGTTTCAAGAGAAATCCTGctcgctcatccaaaaacaaactccagcatatttagTTGTCAGATATGACTAGAACTTCAAACAAgactggcttctatggtcagatgaaactaaaaaaaaaaaagctttttcgCAGCACTCaagatgggtttggtgcaaacagggataaaaagtaccccatgcccacatttaaataaactgctggatttttaatgttctgggcctatttttctgccagagaTCATGGACATCATGTttagatacatggcatcatggattctatcaaatactaagagatatttttttttttttaaacctgacTGCCACGGTTATAAATTTTATACTGGccaattaaattttatattgggctgtttaaatatttcatcaggacatgatccaaaacaaacacaaaaatgtgtcactgagaacaaaatgaagcttctgccatggccgtcccagttccctgacctgaaccctgtagaaaatgagtggggtaaactgaagagaagaagcaccaacatggaactgtgaatctgaaggatctggagagattttatatgaaggaatggtctctgatctcttgtcaggtgttctccaaactcaccAAGAATTATAGGAGAAaattcagagctgttatcttgggaaaaggacttaattgggtgccaataattgtggccaacgtgaactagagaaaaaaataaatttaataatgaGATTTCCCCCaaactttccattgttttacttcagtgaAAGGTTAGAAGTtcatgatttgtttttaaatgaaagatcaaaacGATAAACAATGtagatttatttccacagctgccttatttgctcatatttaccaagggtgccaatatttgtggagggcactgtagcACACGTACGTTTGCAAGAGGTCTGTTAAaaatcacttgatctggaaagcatctgctgtgtacaaacatctgacagatgtctgtaagatgtcagttttacatacattctaaattataaacattttaaagacatctgataggaaatgccctatagacgtattgcagatgagcaaacactctaaaaaaaaaaaaaacgtcttccagatgtaaaagcagacgtcaaatagacatctctgtgatgtatgtgtgcgcATCAGGGTTGTTGGTGGGGCTATCAGAAACTGTCAAATTATAATCTTGACAAGTGTGAAGAGTATGGTATGCACCTATAGAAAGACTAAACTAAGCTAAAAAGCTAGaaactttttatgcattttggccGTTCACTTACATGACAAGAGCATTTTGGTGGCAGTAAAATGCAAACGGGTTTAAAAGGGcacatttttgaaaacaataccATTACTGTCTCTGTAAactacaaaaatgcaaatttatgaAAACGGTGACGTCAGAATGCAAAACTCAACATAAATATCACCTAAGAGTGAAATGTCAATGCAGACACCAGCAGAGAACTGCAAGTTGGTGGTAAAAACtcttttcatgtctgtaaggatGATTCATTTATTAGAGACTTGAGGCAAGTTCAACATTTGTTTGTTGGTGTGAGACTTTACTTCTCTTTTGTCTCCCTCTGGTGACTGGATATAATAATTCTCCAATGAAGGACAATAGCTAGCCAGATAGATGCTAGCCAGCAGGGTGGCACTCTGACACAAtgcttttacagtattttatatacCATGATTGTAACATTTAACTGACACGAAATGATATGAAACATGTATTTACAATTATAAATTCTTAGAGCAATGCCTAATAACAGTTTCTTGAACCAAACCCACTATTATAAAGTGTACCCAACACAGAGCAATAAATAACTTAATACCAGTATTTAATATCAAAATAACCCCACCTTTCAAAATTTCACAATCCTGACCTTTTAAAACAAAGGAACAGGAGCTATATTTTTCGATGAAGCAGATCCATTGTGGTATCCAAGATTAGTTTGTTCATGATGCCTTTTGGATTTTGTTTTGAGCAAATTCGTCAGCCCAGTGCAAGATGTCTGTAATATCTGCGAGATTGGCTGAGTTTCCCACACCTTTAGCTACATCGGTTGAGCCGTCTGCATTTCCTCCTAAGCGTGCACACACATAATGAGCCCATTTAAGGGCTGAGTCACTAGCAGAGCCCTAGAAAAAAGAGAACAAATACAATCACATACCTGTGTGGTTATATCATAGTTATGTGATTTTGTGTGTGCTGTACCTTGGGTACTTGGCAGGCACAAAGCACCTTCCCTGACAACTGCAGGTGAGAGAACAACATGACCATGGAATCTGGAGAACTCTTGCTCAGCTGGAGCACAGTCTTCATCAGCACCTAAACACAATCACATGTATACAAACTGTATACATTTGACACAAATACAATCATCAAACATCATCACAAAAGATATTAATTACCGATATCGAGTCTGTATGGATGAAGTCTACCACCACAGGTTTATTGGAGTGTTTGATCAGCAGCTCTTTGGCTTTCAAGGCAGCCTGAAGCAGAAGAAAAACATCTCAACAAAACCTCAGAGCAGATGTGATAGAAATGACTACCCAGCAAACTACCTTTTGAACATCATTGCCTATAGATGTATCTACCTCTTTGATCTCCAGTTTTCTGATGGTGGTGTTGCTGGTCTTCTGCATTCCTTTGAGCCGATTCTGCAACTCTCGCCTCTGCCATTGTGGGATAGGTGTGATATCAACTGCCTAAGATGCATCACACATAGGACATAGaccaaagaaattcatacatcATGAACTGAATCGGCAACAAAGACGAGAGGTTATAGAGAGTTACGTACGTTCATTAGGAGGCCAACCTCTTTGGAGAGCCTCTGTGCTGCTGGTATAGACAGGGAGCTTGCAGCTCCTACCTGGGCTGCCAAAGACTCCAACTCTTCTTCCATGGCTTGGCCCGTCTCACGAGCCTAGGTCACAGGAGCAGTTAGTATCACAAAAACCGATCTGGTACACAATAGCAGATTTTGGTTTTCAAACCTTTTTGGCTTCATCTCCAGTAACAGCAAGTATACGGCTGATGCCTTTCACCATCTGTCGCTCAGACACAATGACAAAGTCCTTAATTGCTCCCGTCTTTAATAAATGcctgataaaaacaacaatatattgGTGATGTTGGCTGCAGCTTGGGAAACGCCAAAAGTATTGGTGGTTTCCCCAAAGGACAGGCAGCTAACCCTGTACCTGGAGGGCTCCCATCCTGCAGAAAGGGATGCATAGACTCTAAAATACATTCAAGAGTTTTAGACACCAGTCTGTTATTATGGGGACATTTCCATGCCCCTAAACATGACACGGCACAAAATGAAATGTGGTACTTGGCCATTCAAAGTGGCCAAGGTTTCCAGACCTTCTGCTGTCAGTCTGAAAGTCTGGCTATGCGAGACTAACCCTAGGTGAGCACAACTGAACCAGCTAAACAAAGTGTTCAGGACTtcattgctttatttttaaaactacagCCAAGTGTGTTACAGCAAAGTTGGAAATGCAGGAAGAAGTAGCTCCCCAGGAGTAGGATTGGCAACCCTTGGTCCCAAAGGGTTCCAGCAGTTTCAGAAGAATCTTACGTGCCACAGCAAAGCTCCACTGAAGCTTGTTCAGTGGTGTTTGAGTTAAGCAGATCCGAAACGGGCACAGCCACGGACACTACTCGCACTGGGTCTGGATACACCTAAAACAAACAGGTCAAAACATCATCTATAGATTGTTTCCACCAATAGGGAGCTGGGTACCAAAACGTCCTTTTATTTGGGAGGAACAGGGCCATAACTTTGGCCATGCTCTCCCCAAAGAAAAGGACATAAGCACAGTCCACTCATCTTACATCAGGGTTGCCCATTTCTGCTCCTAGAAGGCCACTATGCTGTAGAGcaagggtgcccaaactcggtcctggatgGCTGctgtcctgtagagtttagtttcaacccaattaaacacacaggctcttactaggcatagtAAAAattcctggcaggtgtgttgaggcaagttgaagctgaactctgcaggacactggccctccaggaccgagttcaGGGACCCCTTCCGTAGAGTTTCCAGTTTTCAGTCCTTCAATTTCCAGTCCTACTTAAACATACCTTAACCAGCAAATCAAAGACTTCAGGATCATGATTAGCTGGACTTCAGGAGCAGAAATGTTCAAGCGAGTTTGTTGGTAGGGATGTCCCAAGCTGATCTCAAGGAACGGTAGCGGGGGGCGATTAGGCATTTTTGTGGGTTCGAGTATCGGGACCAGCAGGAATTGTAGATGAGGGGAGTAAATTTACAGTGCTCTCTTTCACTATTGGTGCTCGATTTCACTTTGAGCAAGGCACTAAACACCCAACTACTCCCTGGATGCTGCAGCAAAAATGTCTGCCCGCTGCTTCAGGTCTGTGTTGACAGTCTGTGCGTGTTTGTTCGCTACTCATGGGGGGGTGTTTGCACATGGATAGGATAAATTCAGAGCACCAATTcttatgttaaaattattctGCTCCCATTTTAGGttttggagtctctactaattgCTGGGCTCCAGGCTGGACTTTTTAGTTACAGATGCCCCTTTTTCACATTTGAGATCCTGCCCCTGTATACATTggattgattttaataattttcaagTGTGCACCTAGCACTAGAAATATACAAGTATCAGACCATGACTCTGTATTTGCAGATACTCAGTAATAAATGACTCAGATCAGGGGCACAAAAAACTTGATTGGGACATCCCTAGATGGTGggtctccaggagcaggattggtcTTCCCTGTCCTACACCCTTGTTACATATATACCTCTAGGCATGCAACAATCCAATattcaatattatatatatttttttatattttttttctgtctcaaTTGGTTTTGTTTGGTAATGGGACAAATCCAAATCCTACTGTGCATTATGGTTGTTACTGTCAAGCTCTAAAAAGGACAGAGAAAGTGGTGTCAACTCTATTTACCTCATCTACTGTTCTCAGACCCGTAATCTGTTTAGCTTTGGACAGAGGGATCTCCTCTATGTGCACCTCTGCATTTTGACGAATGATGTTCTGGACCAACTCCTCAACTTGCTGTAGCTCAGACACACTCAGGGAGCCCTTTAAGCAAGCACATACACATGTATTAGACATTTTGGAAATCATTTCACaagttcgcctgcccatccagtcctgatggtTAATGGTAAATTAACTTGTCTTGCAGTCCTCAATGGAGGCTCGAACCCAAGGCTTGGCTTGAGCTCTGAGTTTAACCCCCCTTTGTGGTACTACATAGAGCAGGGGTCTCCAGACTCAGTCCTgaagggccagtgtcctgcagagtttagctccaaccctaattaaacacacctaaaccagctaatcaaggtcttactaggcatgctagaaacttccaggcaggtgtgttgaggcaagttggagctaaactctgcaggacaccggccctccaggaccaagtttggtgaCTCCTGACatagagggagaataacagaaatagaggaggagatggggaggtggagggatgccagAAGAACTGACGCTGGGATGGTGCAATGAgtgctgcttatataggctcgtAATGATGAATGACAAGCCTGAATGATCAGGCTCCTACCAAACCTGCatttggaacttcattaaatCACTGAGGTAGCTACTCAGCTGATGTACCTTCACGCTGAAGTCGAAGCGAAGCCGGTTGGCAGTGCAGTGAGACCCCCGCTGGCTAACAGAAGGACCCAGCAACTCTCGCAGAGCGAAGTTTAGCAAATGTGTGGCGGAGTGCTTGACCATGCAGCCCAGGCGGATAACCTACAGTTCAAAATGCAACACTTACTAAAAAGTATCTGCAAGATGCATTACCACGATGTTGGTACTTTTATTCCTACTACTCCCACCTCATCCAAATGAAGCTGCACTTGGTCTCCGGTTCTCAAAGTCTCTGCTGCTGTGACTTGATGTACCACATAACCCCCAGCCAGACGGACAGACTTTACAGGGAACAGCACATCCTGCAAAGCATAACCGCAATGGTGAATCTTGTGCttatcaaatacataaaaattaagtaTCTCAGATGGGATATGACCAGCAACCTGCAGTCCGTCCTTAGTGAAATAACCCTGGTCATGTGCCTGTCCACCCTGCTCTGCGTAAAAGCTGGTCtggtccagaatcacaccaCAGCGCTGCCCCTCGATCACCTCTGAAACCAGAGAGCCATCACAGTAGAGTGCCAGGACTGAAGCTCTGCAAGGCTGAAACACTGACAGAGGAAAATGGATCAGGATCTTTGTTCAGTCTCACATGTGTACAAACCAAGTGGtgttttcttaatatttctGCTGTTTGGACTGTTTCGTAGTATACTGCTATTTGATTGCTACGGtgttatgactttatttttaacatgctGCTATGTTACTTAGCATTTTGAGGA encodes the following:
- the LOC127153800 gene encoding beta-1,3-galactosyltransferase 1-like, which encodes MHLSHTVKYTVMAIGSMWKRCCLAQDKNRNSRIKRGFILLLTLTSLFVIACFYDFSIKPFKHHQTWFNLVNQTLSYNVTEAFSGKIFAWRFLTDQHIIQTTTVLKEHVSVHYHVAHPRNYHFILDEPDKCKQNPFLAFIVPVAPHQVDARIAIRSTWGNESSVQGKTVLTLFMVGLPGGSEAQQQLEEESRQHRDLLQSNFVDSYFNLTIKTMVIMDWLATRCPQASYAMKVDSDMYINVENLMTLLLAPNTPRQNYFTGFLMWNQNVIRNKKSKYYVSEELYPEPKYPLYVLGVGYVFSNDLPKKIVEASKNMKPFNIEDAYVGTCLKRLGVKPSRPPDPSQFRTYMKDSKHHDLSKVITTIARSPKQIIKFWQNVKRQKLTDKPA